A single window of Pyrus communis chromosome 10, drPyrComm1.1, whole genome shotgun sequence DNA harbors:
- the LOC137747624 gene encoding probable protein phosphatase 2C 80, which translates to MRSGILPRVNTAVCSSIWRVIGGSRPGNSKTFLPCRGKFFSRSSGLSCSLPYSTLLISDATRHSSSPLRKGKFMAASSSAPVFGDVYVDDLISSCSNSLDLSKPTGVYFNDRRQSSFQKASLSLRKKESFNSHLISVHVGPWLRNFHTTSSMCYATGAAHNVTFDGNSNDEQPANSTILSDQPKALKLLSGSCYLPHPDKEATGGEDAHFICEDAQAIGVADGVGGWADVGVNAGYFSRELMSHSVRAIQEEPEGCFDPARVLEKAHSCTKAKGSSTACIIGLTEKGLQAINLGDSGFLVVRDGCTVFQSPVQQHGFNFTYQLESGSGADLPSSGQVFLIPVASGDVIIAGTDGLFDNLYNNEITAVVVHAVRAGFAPQVTAQKIAALARQRALDKNRQTPFSTAAQEAGFRYYGGKLDDLTVVVSYVTGPAKV; encoded by the exons ATGCGGTCCGGGATACTTCCCAGGGTGAACACTGCTGTATGTTCTAGTATTTGGAGAGTGATTGGCGGGAGCAGGCCAGGGAATTCGAAAACTTTTCTACCTTGTCGTGGGAAATTCTTTTCTCGGAGTTCAGGGTTGTCTTGTAGTTTACCGTATTCAACCCTTTTGATATCAGACGCAACTAGACATAGTTCCAGTCCTCTGCGTAAGGGAAAATTTATGGCTGCTTCAAGTTCGGCACCTGTCTTTGGAgatgtttatgttgatgactTAATTTCAAGTTGCAGCAATTCATTAGACTTGTCAAAACCTACGGGTGTTTATTTTAATGATAGACGGCAGAGCAGTTTCCAGAAAGCTAGCTTGAGTTTGAGAAAAAAGGAATCATTCAACAGCCATCTGATCTCTGTGCATGTTGGTCCTTGGTTGAGAAATTTTCATACCACATCTTCTATGTGCTACGCTACTGGTGCTGCTCATAATGTGACATTTGATGGAAACTCCAATGATGAACAACCTGCAAATTCCACCATTTTGTCTGACCA ACCAAAAGCTCTGAAGCTGCTTTCAGGATCATGTTACCTGCCACATCCAGATAAGGAGGCGACAGGAGGAGAGGATGCCCATTTTATTTGTGAAGATGCACAAGCAATTGGTGTAGCAGATGGTGTGGGTGGATGGGCAGATGTAGGTGTCAATGCAGGATACTTTTCTCGTGAACTAATGTCTCATTCAGTGAGGGCTATTCAAGAGGAGCCTGAGGGCTGCTTTGACCCTGCCAGGGTATTGGAGAAGGCCCACTCATGCACCAAAGCAAAGGGTTCTTCAACAGCTTGCATCATTGGCCTAACGGAAAAG GGACTACAAGCTATCAATCTTGGGGACAGTGGATTCTTAGTTGTTCGAGATGGATGTACCGTCTTCCAATCCCCCGTGCAGCAACATGGCTTCAATTTTACATATCAGCTGGAAAGTGGCAGTGGGGCTGATTTACCAAGCTCTGGACAG GTATTTTTGATTCCTGTTGCCTCTGGGGATGTTATCATAGCAGGAACGGACGGCTTGTTTGACAACTTGTATAACAACGAGATTACTGCTGTTGTCGTTCATGCGGTAAGAGCTGGCTTTGCACCACAGGTAACTGCTCAGAAGATAGCAGCTCTGGCGCGCCAGCGAGCACTGGACAAGAACAGGCAGACGCCATTTTCAACGGCTGCTCAAGAAGCAGGGTTCCGTTATTACGGAGGCAAGCTTGATGACCTTACCGTTGTTGTGTCCTATGTAACTGGCCCCGCTAAGGTGTGA